The Vibrio navarrensis genome has a segment encoding these proteins:
- a CDS encoding relaxase/mobilization nuclease domain-containing protein — MIFTELECTRSQQTAKDAQNLVEYGAKQKDADNLVKYGAGKTKHAPASEGHSFFICANEIESIPVEMGEPATGADWHDSIAELQSSYRHNPHVKHPFRHFVISIDEGEYLTDKQWRKTVRKTMNRLGYKNARYIAFRHEDTDSQHVHITVSTQDLETNKVISNWMSVEAAQEIMREQEKEFGLRQLENSASVLAKGEAVTSDKYSHSVKLMVRRLVESSIKELPALVQARANMLKKLGVNDEHTSKASLALYQIALLRNGVEIILKEDRNNEKYIGLVYKYNDFIIPASKLRSGNKFTLGGLIKSGVLASDANIISSYDESQVENYDLREMFESQKDFAERRFETVRRDAEAHADKVKKQMEEWDKHMFNCFIISCRKQHQKAMEDAIDFWLYHGKRINKRDKAFVHTIYEQEKCIYSASKTLSKYFYHLLLIFFELSKKNHWELKITPIAAHEDQDLAINQAIEQIEKTYKKEGIFADNKKQNRRRNIKKKPKDIAENTY, encoded by the coding sequence ATGATATTTACAGAATTAGAATGCACAAGAAGCCAACAAACCGCCAAGGACGCACAGAACCTCGTTGAATATGGCGCTAAACAAAAAGACGCAGATAACTTGGTGAAATATGGCGCGGGTAAAACAAAACATGCTCCTGCATCTGAGGGACATTCCTTCTTCATCTGTGCTAACGAAATCGAATCTATACCTGTTGAAATGGGTGAGCCAGCTACTGGCGCTGACTGGCACGATTCTATAGCAGAGCTTCAAAGCTCATACAGGCATAATCCGCACGTTAAGCACCCTTTCCGCCACTTTGTCATCTCTATAGACGAAGGAGAGTACCTCACAGACAAGCAATGGCGTAAAACAGTTAGAAAGACTATGAATCGTCTTGGTTACAAAAACGCACGCTACATCGCATTTAGACACGAAGATACTGATTCTCAGCACGTACACATAACAGTATCAACACAAGACTTGGAAACAAACAAAGTGATAAGTAACTGGATGTCTGTTGAAGCTGCACAAGAAATCATGCGCGAACAAGAAAAAGAGTTTGGATTAAGACAGCTAGAAAACTCAGCATCAGTACTAGCAAAAGGTGAAGCAGTCACTTCTGACAAGTACTCTCACTCAGTCAAGTTGATGGTAAGACGCTTAGTTGAATCAAGCATCAAAGAGCTACCAGCGCTAGTGCAAGCTAGGGCAAACATGCTAAAGAAACTGGGCGTAAACGATGAGCACACTAGTAAAGCAAGCTTGGCTCTTTATCAAATAGCGCTATTAAGAAATGGCGTTGAGATAATACTTAAAGAAGACAGAAACAACGAGAAGTACATCGGTCTTGTTTACAAATACAATGACTTCATCATACCCGCCTCAAAACTTAGAAGCGGGAACAAATTCACTCTTGGAGGATTGATAAAATCAGGCGTTCTAGCCAGTGATGCTAACATTATAAGTAGTTATGACGAGTCACAAGTCGAAAATTATGATCTTAGAGAAATGTTTGAATCGCAAAAAGATTTTGCAGAGCGAAGATTTGAAACAGTGAGAAGAGATGCTGAAGCACATGCTGATAAAGTCAAAAAACAGATGGAAGAGTGGGATAAGCACATGTTTAACTGCTTCATTATCTCGTGTAGAAAGCAGCATCAAAAAGCGATGGAAGATGCGATTGATTTTTGGCTGTATCACGGCAAGCGCATCAACAAACGCGACAAAGCTTTCGTTCACACGATTTACGAGCAAGAGAAATGCATATACTCTGCATCTAAAACGCTAAGTAAATACTTCTATCATCTGCTTCTAATCTTTTTCGAACTAAGCAAGAAGAACCACTGGGAATTGAAAATAACCCCAATCGCGGCACATGAAGATCAAGACCTAGCAATTAACCAAGCCATTGAACAAATAGAAAAAACATATAAAAAAG